The DNA segment CGGGTATCTGCAATTTGGCATCCAGTTCTGTAACGATGTCTTTTTTGGTAATACCTTTGCGCCATTCACTTTTTGGTTTCAGTGTAATAATGGTTTCAATCATGCTGATAGGCGAGTTATCCGTAGCAGTATTTGCCCGGCCGGCCTTTCCCAATACCTTATCTACCTCGGGTACCGATTTAATGATCTTATCCTGCACCTGCAAAATCCGCTTTGCTTCAGCATTGGATACATCCGGCAAGGTTACCGGCATAAACAGGATACTCTGCTCATCCAGTGGCGGAATAAACTCTGTACCCAGGTTTTTAAGTAGTGGGATGGTAATCAATAAAGCAATGACATTTACAGCTATGGTTGTTTTTCTCCATTTCAATACTGTTCTGATGATGGGTTCGTAGATCTTTTCCAGAAACCGGTTTACCGGATTAGCACTGTCTGGTTTAAATTTCCCCTTCATAAAGAAAGAAATGAGTACCGGTGCCAGGGTAATCACCAGCAGGGCATCCACAATCATGACAAATGTTTTGGTATAAGCCAGCGGATGAAACAGTTTACCTTCCTGCCCGGTTAACATAAAAACCGGTAAAAAAGAGGTAATGATGATGACGGTTGCAAAGAACACGCCCCTTGAAACCTGCTTGCTGGATTTCGTGATCACCGCAAGACGGTCTTCTTCAGTAATCCAGTCGGGCGATTTCTTAAATATATTTTTAAACCAGGTTATCATAATGTTGTCGTTTTATTTTGGTCCTTTTCCCACAATTCATATCGCTCTGCCAGATGTTTATACGCATTTTCACTCATGATAATGCCATTGTCAACAATTACCCCGATGGCCAGCGCAATACCTGTGAGTGACATGATGTTCGACGAAATACCGAAAGCATTGAGCAGAATAAAACTGGCTGCTATAGTAATCGGGATCTGTATAATGATACTCAAAGCACTGCGCCAGTGGAACAAAAAGATAAATACAATGAGTGATACAACGATCATCTCCTCTATCAGCGTATTTTTAATAGAGGCTACCGATTCCTTAATCAGCTCACCTCTGTCGTACACAATATCAAACTTTACCCCTTTAGGCAGCCCTTTTGCCACCTCATTCATTTTTGCCTTTACACGGTCTATCACCTCGGCAGCATTTTCGCCATAGCGCATCACCACAATACCACCGGCCCGCTCCCCTTCCCCATCCTGGTCAAATATGCCCAGCCGGGTTTCACCGGTCATCTGTACCGTAGCCAGATCAGCGATCTTTATGGGTGTACCATTCTGGTTCTTAACCGGAATATTGGCTATTTCATCCAATGATTTAAGATAGCCAGAGGTTTTGATGATATAGCCCATATCGCTCATCTCAAACTTCCGTCCTCCCGATTCATTGTTATTACTCCTTACAGCAGCAATTACCTGAGGTACAGAAAGTTTATAATACAAAAGCTTATTGGGATCTATGCTGATCTGGTACTGTTTCTGAAAACCACCAAATGAAGCAATTTCACTTACACCAGGCACATTTTGCAGGGCAAATTTTACGTACCAGTCCTGTATGGCACGTTGTTCGCCCAAGTCCGTACCCGGAGCATCGAGGGTGTACCACAATACATGTCCTACACCTGTTCCATCAGGACCCAGCTGTGGAGCAACCCCTTCCGGCAATGTTTTTGAGATTGTACTGATCCGCTCCATCACCCGCTCACGGGCCCAGTATACATCTACATCATCTTCAAAGATGACATAGATAAAGCTCATCCCAAACATGGAAGATCCTCTGACATATTTGATTTTAGGGATACCCTGCAGGTTGGTAACCAGCGGATAAGTAACCTGGTCTTCTATCAGCTGTGGCGACCGCCCCATCCATTCGGTAAACACAATGACCTGGTTTTC comes from the Pedobacter heparinus DSM 2366 genome and includes:
- a CDS encoding efflux RND transporter permease subunit, with product MVHKIIEWSMRNRFIVLVLSAGLFIWGLFSVQKNPIDAIPDLSENQVIVFTEWMGRSPQLIEDQVTYPLVTNLQGIPKIKYVRGSSMFGMSFIYVIFEDDVDVYWARERVMERISTISKTLPEGVAPQLGPDGTGVGHVLWYTLDAPGTDLGEQRAIQDWYVKFALQNVPGVSEIASFGGFQKQYQISIDPNKLLYYKLSVPQVIAAVRSNNNESGGRKFEMSDMGYIIKTSGYLKSLDEIANIPVKNQNGTPIKIADLATVQMTGETRLGIFDQDGEGERAGGIVVMRYGENAAEVIDRVKAKMNEVAKGLPKGVKFDIVYDRGELIKESVASIKNTLIEEMIVVSLIVFIFLFHWRSALSIIIQIPITIAASFILLNAFGISSNIMSLTGIALAIGVIVDNGIIMSENAYKHLAERYELWEKDQNKTTTL